One genomic window of Candidatus Kuenenia stuttgartiensis includes the following:
- a CDS encoding CHC2 zinc finger domain-containing protein: MARLFSPQLLRSLRNDIPIDRLIADVLSIPHKYSEGYFRFLCPLCSEFNSATNPNTNLARCFRCKKNFNTIDIVMVDSNSSFPDAVYLLKSVLPQYINST, encoded by the coding sequence ATGGCCCGTCTCTTTTCCCCTCAACTCTTGCGCTCATTACGAAACGATATCCCCATCGATCGACTCATCGCTGATGTCCTCTCCATACCTCATAAATACTCCGAAGGCTATTTCCGCTTCCTCTGCCCTCTCTGTTCTGAATTTAATTCCGCCACCAACCCAAATACGAACCTCGCCAGGTGTTTCCGTTGTAAAAAAAACTTTAATACCATCGACATCGTCATGGTAGATTCCAACTCCTCTTTCCCAGATGCTGTCTATCTGCTAAAATCCGTTTTACCTCAATATATTAATTCCACTTAA